A single genomic interval of Leptospira sp. WS60.C2 harbors:
- a CDS encoding ATP-binding protein, which produces MKTSFSILAGFFFVGDLTILLDTLFLKNQILNHPHAISTFLVLLSFVLIFFGLHFPTFFRNFPKLLIVSSFVFGMGMMLLVVDLGLLNEVYPEASLILLKYYYNAYYVFTFVIFAYLVIAKLRFNFPAIQTFIEYIYYATFFSCFFFLIVCYYTFLIPLTSSYFLHFFLFLNILFLFCFIVFLFHYSFTKDYLTHPFSFLFERSKQIFEEKIPANRFNSRLIKEKLWNLYEKQNWRKTMDSFWFQILVDETLDNALEHGGKREDDIITVHVFESPKYIDVYVIDSGKGFNPRLIPSPIDSDRKLVTGGRGIHILKKLFMVRWNFLGNEVNIRVDKTKSSDWKTNL; this is translated from the coding sequence ATGAAAACAAGTTTTTCGATCCTAGCTGGTTTTTTCTTTGTTGGTGATTTGACAATCTTACTTGATACTTTGTTTTTAAAAAACCAAATCTTAAACCATCCTCATGCGATCTCCACGTTTCTTGTTTTATTATCTTTTGTTTTGATTTTTTTTGGACTTCATTTCCCGACATTTTTTCGAAATTTTCCAAAACTTCTGATTGTCTCTTCATTTGTCTTTGGAATGGGAATGATGCTTCTGGTTGTTGACCTAGGATTACTCAATGAGGTGTATCCGGAAGCAAGTTTGATCCTTTTGAAGTATTATTATAACGCTTACTATGTGTTTACGTTTGTTATATTTGCATATTTGGTCATTGCAAAATTACGTTTTAATTTTCCAGCCATACAAACCTTTATTGAGTATATTTATTATGCGACTTTTTTCTCCTGTTTTTTCTTTTTAATCGTTTGTTATTATACTTTTCTCATACCACTGACCAGTTCTTATTTTTTGCATTTTTTTCTATTTCTAAACATATTGTTTTTGTTTTGTTTCATTGTGTTTTTATTTCATTATTCTTTTACGAAAGATTATCTCACACATCCGTTTTCTTTTTTATTTGAAAGATCTAAACAGATCTTTGAAGAAAAGATCCCAGCCAATCGTTTCAATTCTCGACTCATCAAGGAAAAACTTTGGAATTTGTATGAGAAACAAAATTGGCGTAAAACAATGGATAGTTTTTGGTTTCAAATTCTTGTAGATGAGACCTTAGACAACGCCTTGGAACACGGTGGAAAACGTGAGGATGATATCATTACAGTACATGTTTTTGAATCTCCTAAGTACATTGACGTGTATGTGATCGATAGCGGGAAAGGATTTAATCCTCGGTTGATACCTAGCCCGATTGATTCTGATCGCAAACTTGTTACGGGTGGACGAGGAATTCATATCCTAAAAAAACTATTTATGGTAAGATGGAATTTTTTAGGTAATGAAGTGAATATTCGAGTTGATAAAACAAAAAGTTCCGACTGGAAAACGAATCTCTAA
- a CDS encoding adenine phosphoribosyltransferase: MSIVKSKIRTIPDYPKPGILFRDITSLLIDPEGFQLTIGMFVERYQNAKLNKIAAIDARGFIPGAALAFQLGVGFVPIRKKGKLPGNTISESYALEYGVDHVEIHTDAISPGDRVLIMDDLIATGGTLEASIKLIQNLQGKVHECSTIINLPDLGGAKRIKDTYGIDVYSICEFEGH; the protein is encoded by the coding sequence ATGTCCATTGTTAAATCTAAGATTCGAACCATTCCTGATTATCCGAAACCAGGGATTTTGTTTCGAGACATCACTTCCCTCCTCATCGATCCAGAGGGTTTCCAACTGACCATTGGGATGTTTGTAGAACGTTACCAAAATGCAAAACTCAATAAAATTGCTGCGATTGACGCAAGAGGCTTCATTCCTGGTGCTGCCCTTGCCTTTCAACTGGGTGTTGGTTTTGTTCCGATTCGTAAAAAAGGAAAATTACCCGGGAATACAATCTCGGAATCTTATGCTTTGGAGTATGGAGTTGACCATGTGGAAATTCACACGGATGCCATTTCCCCTGGCGATAGAGTACTCATCATGGATGATTTAATTGCCACTGGTGGAACTTTGGAAGCATCTATTAAGCTCATCCAAAATTTACAAGGAAAAGTTCACGAATGCTCGACAATCATCAACTTACCAGATTTAGGTGGAGCTAAAAGAATCAAAGACACCTATGGAATTGATGTGTATTCCATTTGCGAATTTGAAGGACATTAA
- the htpX gene encoding protease HtpX has protein sequence MTWIKRIGFFLLTNILIMTTISIVTTLMGSMGFSIRAFGLDLTQLIVFCLMWGMAGSFISLLLSKMMAKWTMGVKIIDPKQASAHEMDVYRRVQSLAQRAHLPMPEVGIYESPEVNAFATGPSKSNALVAVSTGLLNRMNTQELEGVLAHELSHVANGDMVTLTLIQGVVNSFAMFISRIIAYVAANAVKEEMAHIVRIVVTIVLDIVFSILGSMAVAYFSRQREFRADAGGAKLAGRESMISALESLRQMVEMPEDPRGEAIASFKISSKKGGFLSLFATHPALEDRILALKQMR, from the coding sequence ATGACTTGGATCAAACGAATCGGTTTTTTCCTGTTAACCAATATTTTGATTATGACAACGATTTCCATCGTGACTACCCTCATGGGATCGATGGGATTTAGCATCCGAGCTTTTGGTTTGGATCTAACGCAACTCATTGTATTCTGTTTAATGTGGGGTATGGCGGGATCTTTTATTTCCCTCTTACTATCCAAAATGATGGCAAAGTGGACGATGGGAGTCAAAATCATCGATCCAAAACAAGCCTCTGCGCATGAGATGGACGTGTATCGTCGTGTACAATCTTTGGCACAAAGGGCTCACCTTCCTATGCCAGAAGTGGGTATTTATGAATCCCCAGAAGTGAATGCGTTTGCGACTGGACCAAGCAAATCAAATGCACTGGTTGCTGTGTCGACAGGTCTTCTCAATCGTATGAACACACAAGAGTTAGAGGGTGTGCTTGCTCACGAATTGTCACACGTAGCGAACGGAGACATGGTCACTCTTACTCTCATCCAAGGTGTGGTGAACTCATTTGCCATGTTTATCTCTCGTATCATCGCCTATGTCGCGGCAAATGCCGTGAAAGAAGAAATGGCCCATATCGTTAGAATCGTTGTGACGATTGTTCTCGATATTGTCTTCTCCATCCTAGGCTCTATGGCAGTGGCATACTTCTCTCGCCAAAGAGAATTCCGTGCCGATGCTGGTGGTGCCAAATTAGCTGGTAGAGAATCCATGATTTCGGCTCTTGAATCACTCAGACAAATGGTTGAGATGCCAGAAGACCCGAGAGGAGAAGCGATTGCTTCCTTCAAAATCTCTTCTAAAAAAGGTGGATTTTTATCTCTCTTTGCAACTCACCCAGCTTTAGAGGACCGAATCCTTGCTCTCAAACAAATGAGATAA
- a CDS encoding NCS2 family permease, which produces MNFFTITRGDLDGFFGLMVDNLIQLLVLSALCMGVCGFPLSFITSVVLPGAAVSLLVGNVFYAWQAWKLGQRTNRTDVTAIPYGINTVSLFAFIFFVMFPTYQATGDYKEAWKAGLLVSFASGLIEVLGSFIAASIRKYTPRAALLSALAGIALTFISMDFLLRTFERPMIAFIPLGVILLQYFGKVRFPFGIPGGFLSVMIGVLLSYLSGYWGDPVYQEGGIQNGLETLGFYLPQLSLSPLLETVSYANLQAYFSIILPMGIFNVIGSLQNIESAEASGDSFDTKTSLLVNGIGTLAGTVFGSPFPTTIYIGHPGWKALGAKHSYSVLSGVFMTIVSLFGLMGLIQALIPVEAGMAIVLWIGIIITSQAFQAIPKHHSPAVVVGLLPAFAGWAVLIIQNVFLFLDGKLQNVLQELGATKTIHFSLSDIPPHLPFLPYALSGVLSLSQGFLITSMIWAAMVVFILEREWRKASLWAGIAALLSLVGWIHAYELKGNAILNRFTEIASWDFPIAYVCLATLFLLIQFLGSNEKGENLEH; this is translated from the coding sequence ATGAATTTTTTTACAATTACACGCGGTGACCTAGACGGTTTTTTTGGCCTCATGGTCGACAACCTTATCCAACTCCTCGTTTTATCTGCACTTTGTATGGGAGTTTGTGGTTTTCCATTATCCTTTATCACTTCTGTTGTGTTGCCCGGAGCTGCGGTTTCCCTTTTGGTGGGGAATGTATTTTATGCATGGCAAGCTTGGAAACTTGGACAAAGAACCAATAGAACGGATGTCACTGCCATTCCTTATGGGATCAACACTGTTTCTCTTTTTGCATTTATCTTTTTTGTTATGTTTCCCACCTATCAAGCAACAGGTGACTACAAAGAAGCCTGGAAAGCGGGGCTACTCGTATCTTTTGCTTCTGGTCTCATAGAAGTTTTGGGGTCTTTTATTGCCGCAAGCATTCGAAAATACACTCCCCGAGCCGCGTTACTCTCGGCACTTGCGGGGATTGCGCTAACTTTTATCTCTATGGACTTTTTGCTTCGCACCTTCGAAAGACCCATGATCGCCTTTATACCGCTAGGTGTCATTTTATTACAATACTTTGGGAAGGTTCGTTTCCCATTTGGGATCCCTGGTGGATTTTTATCCGTGATGATTGGCGTATTGTTATCATACCTTTCTGGCTATTGGGGAGACCCGGTGTATCAGGAAGGGGGAATACAAAATGGACTAGAAACTTTGGGATTCTATTTACCACAACTTTCTCTTAGTCCCCTTCTCGAGACTGTGAGTTATGCCAATTTACAAGCATACTTCTCGATCATTCTCCCAATGGGAATCTTCAATGTCATTGGATCTTTACAAAACATAGAATCAGCGGAAGCATCTGGAGATAGTTTCGATACCAAAACTTCTTTACTTGTAAATGGAATCGGAACTCTCGCGGGAACTGTTTTTGGTTCTCCTTTCCCAACGACCATATACATCGGTCATCCAGGTTGGAAAGCATTGGGTGCAAAACACAGCTATTCCGTGTTATCTGGTGTTTTTATGACGATTGTCAGTCTCTTTGGACTTATGGGTCTCATCCAAGCACTCATTCCTGTAGAAGCAGGTATGGCGATTGTATTATGGATCGGAATTATCATCACAAGCCAAGCGTTTCAAGCCATCCCTAAACACCATTCCCCAGCGGTTGTGGTGGGACTTCTACCAGCATTCGCAGGTTGGGCGGTCCTAATCATCCAAAATGTTTTTTTGTTTTTGGATGGGAAACTACAAAACGTATTACAAGAATTAGGTGCCACTAAAACAATTCATTTTTCCCTCTCGGATATTCCCCCTCACTTGCCATTTCTTCCCTATGCACTTTCGGGGGTTCTATCTTTGTCACAAGGTTTTCTCATCACTTCCATGATATGGGCGGCAATGGTTGTTTTTATTTTGGAGCGAGAGTGGCGAAAAGCAAGTTTGTGGGCAGGAATTGCAGCTCTCTTGTCTCTAGTGGGCTGGATTCATGCCTATGAGTTAAAAGGGAATGCCATCCTAAACCGTTTTACCGAAATTGCCAGTTGGGATTTCCCGATCGCTTATGTTTGCCTTGCGACCTTGTTTTTGTTAATACAGTTCCTTGGATCAAACGAAAAAGGCGAAAATTTAGAACATTAA
- a CDS encoding ClpXP protease specificity-enhancing factor SspB yields MSENLTQEEITTLREFKRDLFNLYWERFGVFYIHVMPHPKLEIGKRGLLNAEKESGIVLVFGDKAVKVLDSKADYLFAELQFGSTWEPTIIPWDAVFRIYDKFQNSATQLRFLQIETNTNSEESKPKPQKPEITGDGNVIRVDFGGKRNE; encoded by the coding sequence ATGAGCGAAAACCTCACGCAGGAAGAAATCACAACATTACGTGAGTTCAAAAGAGATTTATTCAATTTATATTGGGAACGATTTGGAGTGTTCTACATTCATGTCATGCCACATCCAAAATTGGAAATCGGAAAACGAGGACTTTTGAATGCCGAAAAAGAATCCGGTATTGTACTTGTGTTTGGTGATAAAGCAGTTAAGGTATTAGATAGCAAAGCAGATTATCTTTTTGCTGAATTACAGTTTGGATCCACTTGGGAACCAACCATCATTCCATGGGATGCGGTTTTTCGAATTTACGATAAGTTCCAAAATTCAGCCACACAACTTCGATTTTTGCAAATCGAAACGAACACAAACTCAGAAGAATCAAAGCCAAAACCCCAAAAACCAGAAATCACTGGAGATGGGAATGTCATTCGAGTTGATTTTGGAGGCAAACGAAACGAATGA
- a CDS encoding polysaccharide biosynthesis protein → MKSIPRRYWVFPVDIFFMFLSYFLAHLVRFENLGFLENYPDFWVCATIVVASRSAVFLFSGIYRSLWSYASLHDLLAIIKATFLSSLISTLALLFYNRFYQLSRMVPILDTLILLGFLCLRSLSWRMLREQIFSSDKIRNGTPILLVGAGKLGSSFLTEIRRNVNLDYLPVGFLDDNVSKKGGYIQGIPILGSTDEIGNVLVRYGVKKVIMTVPQPDGRVVSKLMKECEGAGVEFKILPSFGEYLAEKPNITQLREVQVEDLLGRPTVDLEIESIRSYLEKKVILVTGAGGSIGSEICRQVALFKPSVLVILDSAETPLYEIDYELRKKFSEFNIDIRPVIADVKNLSRISAVFEEHRPSVVFHSAAYKHVPMMEINPSEAILNNVMGTKNVADVCRLIGVERFVLISTDKAVNPVNVMGASKRAAEIYLQHISQNSRTKFITVRFGNVLGSNGSVIPRFREQIKRGGPVTVTHPEVIRYFMTIPEATQLVLQAGSMGEHGEIFLLDMGEPVKILSLAEEMIRLSGYTPYKDINIEFSGLRPGEKLYEELLLNAEGIKKTHHPKIRIAAPLDHYNLLLFQNKLNRLFSLAKANKNREIFPALKDIIPEYKIHDEYIEWETSHGKRNL, encoded by the coding sequence ATGAAATCGATCCCAAGAAGATATTGGGTTTTCCCAGTAGACATTTTCTTCATGTTTTTGTCCTATTTTCTCGCACACCTTGTTCGATTTGAGAATCTAGGTTTTTTAGAAAATTATCCTGATTTTTGGGTTTGTGCAACCATCGTCGTTGCCTCGCGCAGTGCCGTGTTTTTATTTTCTGGGATCTACCGCTCATTATGGTCCTACGCTTCGTTACATGACCTCTTAGCCATCATCAAAGCTACCTTTCTCTCTTCTTTGATTTCAACACTTGCCTTACTGTTTTACAATCGATTCTACCAACTCTCTCGGATGGTTCCCATTCTTGATACACTCATCCTACTTGGATTTTTGTGTTTGAGAAGTTTGAGTTGGAGGATGTTACGCGAACAAATCTTTAGTTCAGATAAAATCAGAAATGGAACACCCATCCTTCTTGTGGGGGCCGGAAAACTTGGTAGTTCCTTCTTAACAGAAATTAGGCGAAATGTAAATCTCGATTATCTTCCAGTTGGATTTTTAGATGATAATGTTTCCAAAAAAGGTGGTTACATCCAAGGGATTCCCATCTTAGGTTCCACAGATGAAATTGGAAACGTTTTAGTTCGATATGGCGTCAAAAAAGTGATTATGACAGTCCCACAGCCTGATGGAAGGGTTGTGAGTAAACTCATGAAAGAATGTGAAGGTGCTGGCGTTGAATTCAAAATATTGCCGAGCTTTGGTGAATATTTAGCAGAGAAACCCAATATCACACAATTACGGGAAGTACAAGTAGAAGACCTACTCGGTCGACCAACTGTTGACCTTGAAATTGAATCCATCCGTTCTTACCTAGAAAAGAAAGTGATTCTAGTCACAGGAGCGGGAGGTTCTATTGGTTCTGAAATCTGCAGACAAGTCGCACTATTTAAACCAAGTGTTCTTGTCATCTTGGATTCCGCCGAAACTCCGTTATATGAGATTGATTATGAACTCCGTAAAAAATTTTCTGAGTTTAATATCGACATTCGGCCAGTCATAGCTGATGTTAAAAATCTTTCTCGAATCTCCGCTGTTTTTGAAGAACATAGGCCATCTGTTGTTTTCCATTCTGCCGCTTACAAACACGTACCGATGATGGAAATCAATCCATCAGAAGCAATTCTGAACAATGTGATGGGGACTAAAAATGTTGCCGATGTATGTCGGCTCATTGGAGTCGAACGATTTGTTCTTATCTCTACTGATAAAGCTGTAAATCCAGTGAATGTGATGGGAGCCTCGAAACGTGCCGCAGAGATTTACTTGCAACACATTTCACAAAACTCTAGAACCAAATTCATTACCGTACGATTTGGGAATGTACTCGGTTCCAATGGGAGTGTCATCCCAAGGTTTCGAGAACAAATCAAACGCGGGGGACCCGTTACGGTCACGCATCCGGAAGTGATTCGCTACTTCATGACCATTCCAGAAGCCACACAACTTGTCTTACAAGCTGGCAGTATGGGAGAACACGGAGAGATTTTTTTACTCGATATGGGAGAACCTGTGAAAATTCTTTCACTTGCAGAAGAGATGATTCGTCTTTCTGGTTATACACCTTACAAAGATATCAATATCGAATTTTCGGGATTACGACCTGGTGAAAAATTATACGAAGAACTTTTGTTAAACGCAGAAGGGATTAAGAAAACCCACCATCCAAAAATTCGGATCGCTGCCCCACTCGATCATTACAATCTACTGCTTTTCCAAAACAAACTAAATCGATTATTTTCACTCGCCAAGGCGAACAAAAATAGAGAAATTTTTCCAGCATTAAAAGATATCATTCCAGAATACAAAATTCATGATGAATACATTGAATGGGAAACATCACACGGTAAAAGGAATTTATGA
- the hrpB gene encoding ATP-dependent helicase HrpB encodes MNFTKDSFPVLIALQKIVDSIQSHPVTILDAPPGSGKTTALPQELLKLDIAKGKKICILEPRRIAAKNAAKRISQSIGENVGETVGYRVRFDSNTNRNTKIEFVTDGILTKNLLKDPELSEYGLIVFDEFHERRLESDLCFALTRKSQEIFRPDLKILIMSATLEGQNFLNIGISNHPIQVVTETHPLEIFHMGESKKNPFERLLDLIPKAVEQTQGDILVFLSGKKEILDLKYALELISTIKASAVVHSLYGDMNLKDQESVFLPNQNGKKKIILSTNIAESSVTIPGVRIVFDVGYFKHSIFDAEAGIAHLVKDRISLSSAKQRAGRAAREGKGTVYRLWSKEEESSFFDRTKPEILEGDLDRLVLEVKSFGEEIESLPFLDPPNKGSLLLSMERLKRLGCLDERYQLTDHGKEALEYPLPIRLGNILARLPKEKRELIADIVCILANESKGTEAKEFPKSVSISFFSQEQKMIYEQIIRIWENKKDKAITNQNGSREFYLCHGFVDRIGKRKTKEEKEYKLTNGKQAKFSTTLLEIPEYILAFDTISFGHDVYITQYLPISLEQIELCLQNQITIHQVPELRTNQREETYLVIKEERKLGELTLDTKEIQKPNPTAIQNAFERYLLDLDWEENWKQKDNLIEYYNRVQFLVQHGVIDKNISFTHLKSEAKHWLFPFLNFETQKFSLSNLPFLEAFQNYIGYENQLILNKEAPSSIQVPSGSQVQIRYSGKEPELHVKLQELFGLKELPKLARGKVPILVHLLSPARRPVQITKDLESFWNHGYHEVKKELKGRYPKHPWPDKPWEAIPTKHLHHNKRS; translated from the coding sequence GTGAATTTCACAAAAGACTCTTTTCCCGTATTGATCGCCTTACAAAAGATAGTCGACTCCATTCAATCTCATCCTGTCACCATCTTGGATGCACCACCGGGTTCTGGAAAAACGACTGCCCTTCCCCAAGAACTTTTAAAATTAGATATCGCGAAGGGAAAAAAAATTTGTATCCTAGAGCCAAGGCGAATCGCAGCAAAAAATGCAGCCAAAAGGATCAGCCAATCCATCGGGGAAAATGTGGGGGAAACTGTTGGGTATCGGGTTCGATTTGACTCGAACACCAATCGTAATACTAAAATCGAATTTGTGACAGATGGAATCTTGACTAAAAATTTACTCAAAGATCCAGAACTTTCTGAGTATGGTCTTATTGTATTCGATGAATTCCATGAACGCCGATTGGAATCGGATCTTTGCTTTGCTCTAACGAGGAAATCACAAGAAATCTTTCGACCTGATTTAAAAATCCTCATCATGTCGGCAACACTGGAAGGACAAAATTTTTTAAACATTGGAATCTCCAATCATCCCATCCAAGTAGTAACAGAAACCCATCCTTTGGAAATTTTTCATATGGGTGAGTCAAAAAAAAATCCTTTCGAACGCCTGCTTGATCTGATCCCAAAAGCCGTAGAACAAACACAAGGTGATATTTTGGTCTTTTTGTCTGGCAAAAAGGAAATTCTAGATTTAAAGTATGCGCTTGAGTTGATTTCTACCATAAAAGCAAGTGCCGTTGTACATTCATTATATGGTGATATGAACCTGAAAGATCAGGAATCTGTCTTTTTACCAAACCAAAATGGGAAAAAGAAAATCATATTGTCTACGAATATAGCGGAATCATCGGTTACCATTCCCGGAGTACGTATTGTCTTTGATGTAGGTTATTTTAAACACTCCATTTTCGATGCAGAAGCTGGAATCGCTCATCTCGTAAAAGATCGTATTAGTTTGAGTAGCGCCAAACAAAGAGCAGGAAGGGCAGCTAGGGAAGGCAAAGGGACTGTCTACCGACTCTGGTCTAAGGAAGAAGAATCTAGTTTTTTTGATCGCACCAAACCAGAAATTCTGGAAGGTGATTTGGATAGACTTGTTCTAGAAGTAAAATCATTTGGTGAAGAGATCGAATCACTTCCCTTCCTTGATCCACCTAACAAAGGATCGCTACTCTTATCCATGGAACGTCTAAAACGGTTAGGCTGTTTGGATGAAAGATATCAACTCACCGATCATGGGAAAGAGGCACTAGAGTATCCCTTACCGATTCGATTGGGAAATATCCTTGCCAGACTCCCAAAGGAAAAGAGGGAATTGATTGCAGACATTGTTTGTATCTTAGCGAACGAATCAAAAGGTACGGAAGCAAAAGAATTTCCAAAGTCGGTTTCCATATCTTTTTTTTCCCAAGAACAAAAAATGATCTATGAACAAATCATACGTATTTGGGAAAATAAAAAAGATAAAGCAATAACGAATCAAAATGGATCTCGCGAATTTTATCTTTGCCATGGTTTTGTGGATCGTATTGGAAAACGAAAGACCAAAGAAGAGAAAGAATACAAACTAACAAACGGGAAACAGGCTAAGTTTTCGACGACGCTTTTAGAAATTCCAGAATACATTTTGGCCTTTGATACAATTTCCTTTGGTCATGATGTATACATTACCCAATACCTTCCAATTTCTTTAGAACAAATTGAGCTTTGTTTGCAAAACCAGATCACGATCCATCAGGTTCCTGAACTACGAACCAACCAAAGAGAAGAAACTTATTTAGTGATTAAAGAAGAACGAAAGTTAGGGGAACTCACCCTAGACACGAAAGAAATCCAAAAACCAAATCCCACTGCAATCCAAAATGCATTTGAAAGGTATCTACTCGATTTAGATTGGGAGGAAAACTGGAAACAAAAAGATAACCTAATCGAATACTACAATCGCGTACAATTTCTCGTGCAACATGGAGTGATCGATAAAAATATCTCTTTTACTCATCTAAAATCGGAAGCAAAACATTGGCTTTTCCCATTTTTGAATTTTGAAACTCAAAAATTTTCTTTGTCCAATCTCCCATTTTTAGAAGCCTTCCAAAATTATATTGGTTACGAAAACCAGTTGATCCTAAACAAAGAAGCTCCTTCTTCTATTCAGGTTCCTTCTGGATCGCAAGTTCAAATTCGATATTCTGGCAAAGAACCAGAGTTACACGTGAAGTTACAGGAGTTATTTGGACTAAAAGAGTTACCAAAACTTGCAAGAGGAAAAGTGCCAATCCTCGTTCACTTGTTATCACCCGCAAGACGACCGGTGCAAATCACAAAAGACTTAGAAAGTTTTTGGAACCATGGATACCATGAAGTAAAGAAAGAATTAAAAGGAAGATACCCCAAACACCCGTGGCCAGACAAACCTTGGGAGGCAATCCCTACCAAACACTTACATCACAATAAACGTTCGTAA
- a CDS encoding methylated-DNA--[protein]-cysteine S-methyltransferase, whose protein sequence is MGKIGYDLDVDFQKQHYQIIQNSIEWMLEHFEAQPSLDALAKQAKMSPSHFQKLFVNFVGVSPKQFLASITITNAKRMIHTSSLLDVTYRLGLSGTGRLHDLFIKLEGMTPGTYKGKGEGISLYYEFFPTIIGDMIVVSSEKGIQNLQFLQTTQKKMETLVSIQEELPYATWKEEERSLHIPIKQFLQNHTLPEKLIPLSVLGTPFQIKVWQSLLSIPQGDVTTYSEIATSIGQPNAQRAVGSAIGKNPIALLIPCHRVIQASGFIGGYRWNPIRKQMLLAWENALSTPESMGEHSRMRDEKKADE, encoded by the coding sequence ATGGGAAAGATTGGTTACGATTTGGATGTGGATTTTCAGAAACAACACTACCAAATCATTCAAAATTCCATTGAATGGATGCTCGAACATTTTGAAGCGCAACCAAGTTTAGATGCATTAGCAAAACAAGCTAAGATGAGTCCGTCTCATTTTCAAAAACTCTTTGTCAATTTTGTAGGTGTGTCCCCCAAACAATTTTTGGCATCAATCACTATAACGAATGCTAAGCGAATGATTCATACTTCCTCTCTCTTGGATGTTACATACCGATTGGGATTGTCCGGTACAGGTAGGTTACATGATTTGTTTATCAAATTAGAAGGAATGACTCCCGGGACTTACAAGGGGAAGGGAGAAGGCATCAGCTTATACTATGAATTTTTCCCAACGATCATTGGAGACATGATTGTTGTTTCTTCAGAGAAAGGAATTCAAAATTTACAATTTCTACAAACAACCCAAAAGAAAATGGAAACTTTGGTTTCCATCCAAGAAGAGCTGCCATACGCTACTTGGAAAGAAGAAGAGAGAAGTTTACATATTCCTATAAAACAATTTCTTCAAAACCACACCTTGCCAGAGAAACTCATCCCTCTATCGGTCCTTGGAACTCCCTTTCAAATCAAAGTATGGCAATCCCTATTATCGATTCCACAAGGAGATGTGACGACCTATAGTGAGATTGCCACATCAATTGGCCAGCCGAACGCACAAAGAGCTGTTGGGAGTGCGATTGGAAAAAATCCAATCGCTCTACTGATCCCTTGTCATCGAGTCATTCAAGCTTCTGGTTTCATTGGTGGGTACCGATGGAACCCAATACGAAAACAGATGTTACTTGCTTGGGAGAACGCATTGTCAACTCCCGAATCAATGGGCGAGCATTCTCGTATGAGAGACGAGAAAAAAGCCGATGAGTAA